From Peromyscus maniculatus bairdii isolate BWxNUB_F1_BW_parent chromosome 8, HU_Pman_BW_mat_3.1, whole genome shotgun sequence, a single genomic window includes:
- the Dusp1 gene encoding dual specificity protein phosphatase 1 has translation MVMEVGILDAGGLRALLRERAAQCLLLDCRSFFAFNAGHIAGSVNVRFSTIVRRRAKGAMGLEHIVPNAELRGRLLAGAYHAVVLLDERSVSLDGAKRDGTLALAAGALCREARTTQVFFLQGGYEAFSASCPELCSKQSTPMGLSLPLSTSVPDSAESGCSSCSTPLYDQGGPVEILSFLYLGSAYHASRKDMLDALGITALINVSANCPNHFEGHYQYKSIPVEDNHKADISSWFNEAIDFIDSIKDAGGRVFVHCQAGISRSATICLAYLMRTNRVKLDEAFEFVKQRRSIISPNFSFMGQLLQFESQVLAPHCSAEAGSPAMAVLDRGTSTTTVFNFPVSIPVHPTNSALSYLQSPITTSPSC, from the exons ATGGTGATGGAGGTGGGCATCCTGGACGCTGGGGGGCTGCGCGCGCTGCTGCGAGAGCGCGCCGCGCAGTGCCTGCTGCTGGACTGCCGCTCCTTCTTCGCCTTCAACGCTGGCCACATCGCGGGCTCGGTGAACGTGCGCTTCAGCACCATCGTTCGGCGCCGCGCCAAGGGTGCCATGGGCCTGGAGCATATCGTGCCCAACGCCGAGCTGCGCGGCCGCCTGCTGGCCGGCGCCTACCACGCCGTAGTGTTGCTGGACGAGCGCAGTGTCTCCCTGGACGGCGCCAAGCGCGACGGCACTCTGGCCCTGGCCGCGGGCGCACTCTGCCGAGAAGCGCGCACCACTCAAGTCTTCTTCCTCCAAG GAGGATATGAAGCGTTTTCGGCTTCCTGCCCTGAGCTGTGCAGCAAACAGTCCACCCCCATGGGGCTCAGCCTCCCCCTGAGTACTAGTGTCCCTGACAGCGCAGAATCCGGATGCAGCTCCTGTAGCACCCCTCTCTACGATCAG GGGGGCCCAGTGGAGATCCTGTCCTTCCTGTACCTGGGCAGTGCCTATCATGCTTCCCGGAAGGACATGCTGGATGCCTTAGGTATCACTGCCTTGATCAACGTCTCAGCCAATTGTCCTAACCACTTTGAGGGTCACTACCAGTACAAGAGCATCCCTGTGGAGGACAACCACAAGGCGGACATCAGCTCCTGGTTCAACGAGGCAATTGACTTCATAG ACTCCATCAAGGATGCCGGAGGGAGAGTATTTGTCCATTGCCAGGCCGGCATCTCCCGGTCAGCCACCATCTGTCTTGCTTACCTCATGAGGACTAACCGAGTGAAGCTGGACGAGGCCTTTGAGTTTGTGAAGCAGAGGCGGAGTATCATCTCCCCCAACTTCAGCTTCATGGGCCAGCTGCTGCAGTTCGAGTCCCAGGTGCTGGCCCCGCACTGCTCTGCTGAGGCCGGGAGTCctgccatggctgtcctggaccgGGGCACTTCCACTACCACCGTCTTCAACTTCCCTGTCTCCATCCCTGTCCACCCCACGAACAGTGCCCTGAGCTACCTTCAGAGCCCCATCACGACCTCCCCCAGCTGCTGA